A window of Plutella xylostella chromosome 19, ilPluXylo3.1, whole genome shotgun sequence contains these coding sequences:
- the LOC105392289 gene encoding uncharacterized protein LOC105392289, translating to MDLVPPLAGVQACSMQIPLDDDCEGPRAPLRRQVSLDEERRDECRGHWRGDHIRGEEEERGVRLFRAMLLHHLRLEQLRPPPCIVAGAVQDPRGWWMYWRDWRCLERAALKFRRSRARGRLAARASQIELLRLDEVEFEDIMQELCQACAHIEQRALVVLAFLCEVCARAVRHGGWCRAADWAASHVAHCATPWAIRHGGWSAVVEKAAGTRREENTFIAGAALAVLLAFLVFCRTRLRHSIV from the exons ATGGATTTAGTGCCTCCGTTGGCCGGTGTTCAAG CATGCAGCATGCAGATCCCATTGGACGACGACTGCGAgggcccgcgcgcgccgctccgCCGGCAGGTCTCATTGGACGAGGAGCGCCGAGACGAGTGCCGCGGCCACTGGCGGGGGGACCACATCCGGGGTGAAGAGGAGGAGCGGGGGGTGAGGCTGTTCAGAGCCATGCTGCTGCATCACCTGAGGCTGGAGCAGCTGAGGCCACCGCCCTGTATTGTGGCTGGGGCGGTGCAGGATCCCAG AGGCTGGTGGATGTACTGGCGCGACTGGCGCTGCCTGGAGCGAGCGGCGCTGAAGTTCCGCCGCTCTCGGGCGCGCGGGCGGCTCGCGGCCCGGGCGTCGCAGATTGAACTGCTGCGGCTCGATGAGGTGGAGTTTGAGGATATCATGCAGGAGCTGTGTCAG GCCTGCGCCCACATAGAGCAGCGAGCGCTGGTCGTGCTAGCCTTCCTATGCGAGGTGTGTGCGCGCGCGGTGCGGCACGGGGGCTGGTGCCGCGCCGCCGACTGGGCCGCCAGCCACGTCGCGCACTGCGCCACGCCATGGGCCATCAGACATGGCGGCTGG AGTGCCGTGGTAGAGAAAGCCGCCGGGACGAGAAGGGAAGAAAACACATTCATCGCCGGCGCAGCGCTCGCCGTCTTACTGGCCTTCCTAGTCTTCTGCCGCACCAGGCTACGACATTCTATTGTTTAG